A genomic stretch from Streptosporangium album includes:
- a CDS encoding YdcF family protein, translated as MTSSAALPDATRTDVETLWDYHDMHHAVQSADVGIGLGSHDLGVATCAADLYHQGVFPLIAFTGANAPTTVSRFPRGEAVHYREHAIERGVPAEAILIETKATNTGQNIEHTRELLAERGIKVRSAVLMSRPYQQRRAYATCKKLWPEIEVICASLPMALDDYVKSIGDPDRVINMLVGDTQRITEYAKRGYAIEQPFPSDVRSAYERLVQAGYTSRLI; from the coding sequence ATGACATCCAGCGCCGCTCTACCCGACGCGACACGCACCGACGTCGAAACACTTTGGGACTACCACGACATGCACCATGCTGTGCAGTCCGCCGACGTCGGCATCGGCCTTGGCAGCCATGACCTCGGAGTGGCGACCTGCGCCGCCGACCTCTACCACCAAGGCGTCTTCCCGCTGATCGCCTTCACTGGTGCCAACGCGCCGACCACAGTCAGCAGGTTCCCACGTGGCGAAGCCGTTCACTACCGAGAGCACGCCATAGAACGCGGTGTTCCTGCCGAGGCGATCCTGATTGAGACGAAGGCGACCAACACCGGCCAGAACATCGAGCACACTCGTGAGCTTCTTGCCGAGCGAGGAATCAAGGTCAGGTCGGCTGTTCTGATGTCCAGGCCCTACCAGCAGCGACGCGCCTATGCCACGTGCAAGAAGCTTTGGCCAGAGATCGAAGTCATTTGCGCATCGCTCCCGATGGCACTTGATGACTACGTAAAGAGCATCGGAGATCCCGACCGCGTGATCAACATGCTTGTCGGCGACACTCAACGGATCACCGAATACGCGAAGCGTGGCTACGCCATCGAGCAGCCGTTCCCTTCTGACGTCCGATCCGCCTACGAGCGCCTGGTTCAGGCGGGATACACAAGTCGCCTGATCTGA
- a CDS encoding sensor histidine kinase, producing MHVARTFMKIVCFFRRPRVFDTTLVIVLSVPVLLGMTSVIVQGETRATLTAGLHVAGSLCLLMRRGRPILTAGLVAALDVVGITTQLLSFTSLPSGIAYYSLGRYTTGRPTLITSATVFVVYAIDTELFLAAAGGWLWSLFAVSVPVGIGQLVRLRTELNERSRQEAADAAVRAERRRIARELHDVVAHHITVINTLVGGARATLPPGHDVTKNTLESAEQTARQAMSEMRRLLDVLRVDGNEGPDAATGVSAERLPVLIKEARSSGLPASLMVTGEPVELPAAVDHAVYRIVQEALTNSRKHAVSARASVRLAYEPAAVEVEVIDDGLAKEAGTPGFGLGGMAERVALCGGRLSTGPRPEGGFRVHARIPLERS from the coding sequence GTGCACGTGGCACGAACCTTCATGAAGATCGTGTGTTTCTTCAGACGCCCCCGGGTCTTCGACACGACGCTGGTGATCGTGCTCTCCGTCCCGGTGCTTCTGGGCATGACCTCCGTGATCGTCCAGGGCGAGACGCGGGCGACGCTGACCGCTGGGCTCCATGTGGCGGGTTCCCTGTGCCTGCTCATGAGGCGTGGCCGGCCGATCCTGACCGCCGGGCTGGTGGCCGCGCTGGACGTCGTGGGCATCACGACGCAGTTGCTGTCCTTCACCAGCCTGCCCTCCGGCATCGCGTACTACAGCCTGGGCCGCTACACCACCGGCCGCCCGACACTGATCACCTCGGCGACGGTCTTCGTCGTCTACGCGATCGATACAGAGCTGTTCCTCGCCGCGGCGGGCGGCTGGTTGTGGTCCCTGTTCGCCGTCTCCGTGCCCGTGGGCATCGGCCAGCTCGTCCGGCTCAGGACCGAGCTCAACGAGCGCAGCAGGCAAGAGGCCGCCGACGCCGCCGTGCGCGCCGAGCGACGGCGCATCGCCAGGGAACTGCACGACGTGGTCGCCCACCACATCACCGTGATCAACACCCTGGTCGGCGGCGCGCGGGCCACGCTCCCACCCGGGCATGACGTCACCAAGAACACTCTGGAGAGCGCCGAGCAGACGGCCCGCCAGGCGATGTCGGAGATGCGCCGCCTGCTCGACGTGCTCAGGGTCGACGGCAACGAAGGACCGGACGCCGCGACGGGGGTGAGCGCGGAGCGGCTGCCCGTACTGATCAAGGAGGCCAGGTCGTCGGGACTGCCCGCCAGCCTGATGGTGACCGGCGAGCCCGTCGAGCTGCCCGCCGCCGTGGACCACGCCGTCTACCGCATCGTGCAGGAGGCGCTGACCAACTCGCGCAAGCACGCCGTCAGTGCCAGGGCCAGCGTGCGGCTGGCGTACGAGCCGGCTGCGGTGGAGGTCGAGGTGATCGATGACGGCCTGGCGAAGGAGGCCGGCACGCCGGGGTTCGGACTCGGCGGCATGGCCGAGCGGGTGGCGTTATGCGGCGGCCGGCTGTCCACGGGCCCGCGCCCAGAAGGCGGTTTCCGGGTGCACGCCCGCATCCCCCTGGAGAGATCATGA
- a CDS encoding GntR family transcriptional regulator, with the protein MTIGYRELADILRAGIQQGDYPQGSTLPKQERIAEEHGVNIKTVRQTIRLLEAEGLVTPVRRRGTVVRERPPMKRLGVERYAKSKWKFGIVAFAADRQISGRAWSPTDQTQTVRQIPADAETAEAFEISEGSPVWERARLIKESDSPTHTLTSYYRPEDVEGTPLSDPTPGPAGPGGGFAVLTIQGLEPDSMTETIYARMPTPDEAEILQLPAGEPVMVLQRRTFTREGRLVEFARGVHSASRFAWSYTFQIPD; encoded by the coding sequence ATGACCATCGGCTATCGCGAGTTGGCCGACATCCTTCGCGCAGGCATCCAGCAGGGTGACTACCCGCAAGGCAGCACCTTGCCCAAGCAAGAGCGGATCGCCGAGGAGCACGGCGTCAACATCAAGACCGTTCGTCAGACCATCCGGCTTCTCGAAGCCGAGGGACTGGTGACTCCAGTACGACGCCGGGGAACCGTTGTCCGAGAGCGCCCGCCGATGAAACGCCTTGGCGTCGAGCGCTATGCCAAGAGCAAGTGGAAGTTCGGCATCGTAGCCTTCGCTGCCGATCGCCAGATTTCAGGGCGAGCGTGGAGCCCTACCGACCAGACGCAAACGGTCCGTCAGATCCCAGCGGACGCGGAGACCGCCGAGGCATTCGAAATCTCCGAAGGTTCACCGGTCTGGGAGCGCGCCCGACTCATCAAGGAAAGTGACTCGCCAACCCATACGCTCACCAGCTACTACCGGCCCGAGGATGTTGAAGGCACGCCCCTCAGCGATCCAACGCCGGGACCGGCAGGACCGGGCGGCGGTTTTGCCGTGCTCACCATCCAGGGACTCGAACCGGACAGCATGACCGAGACGATCTACGCTCGAATGCCCACGCCGGACGAGGCGGAGATACTTCAACTCCCTGCCGGAGAGCCTGTCATGGTACTTCAACGACGTACGTTCACCCGTGAGGGTCGCCTGGTCGAGTTCGCCCGAGGCGTCCATTCTGCTTCGCGTTTCGCATGGTCGTACACATTCCAGATCCCCGACTGA
- a CDS encoding response regulator: protein MIRVLLADDHELVRKGFRLMLDAQPDLSVVGEAADGAEAVELSRKLRPDVVLMDLHMPSLDGVRATKLITAELPGVRVLALSTFDLDENVVAALRAGADGFLPKDISFEELIEGVRVVHRGESAVAPRLLTRLIGTFVRASRPRAVPAELAGLTDREREILVLIARGRSNPEIAAGLSVSPSTVKNHVTSLFAKIGVRDRAQAVIVAYEAALIQPGE, encoded by the coding sequence ATGATCAGAGTTCTGCTGGCCGACGACCACGAGCTGGTACGCAAGGGCTTCAGGCTGATGCTGGACGCCCAGCCCGACCTGAGTGTGGTCGGCGAGGCCGCCGACGGCGCGGAGGCGGTGGAGCTGAGCAGGAAACTCCGGCCGGACGTGGTGCTCATGGACCTGCACATGCCCAGCCTGGACGGCGTGCGCGCCACCAAGCTGATCACCGCGGAGCTGCCGGGCGTTCGGGTGCTCGCGCTGAGCACGTTCGACCTGGACGAGAACGTGGTCGCGGCGCTGAGGGCGGGCGCCGACGGCTTCCTGCCCAAGGACATCTCCTTCGAGGAGCTGATCGAGGGCGTACGCGTGGTGCACCGCGGCGAGTCGGCCGTCGCGCCGCGTCTGCTGACCAGGCTCATCGGCACGTTCGTCCGCGCCTCGCGCCCGAGGGCGGTGCCCGCCGAGCTGGCCGGGCTGACCGACAGGGAACGGGAGATCCTTGTGCTGATCGCCCGCGGCCGCTCGAACCCGGAGATCGCCGCCGGCCTGTCCGTCTCCCCGTCGACCGTCAAGAACCACGTGACGAGCCTGTTCGCCAAGATAGGCGTCAGGGATCGGGCGCAGGCCGTGATCGTCGCGTACGAGGCGGCATTGATCCAACCTGGAGAGTAG